A single window of Aspergillus oryzae RIB40 DNA, chromosome 8 DNA harbors:
- a CDS encoding GMC family oxidoreductase (choline dehydrogenase and related flavoproteins) produces MDTAYDFVVIGGGTAGLVLASRLSEDPSISVLVLEAGADLTADPRVNIPIFYAALLGSDADWKFQSSPQPGLNGRVLGLNQGKALGGSSSLNAHVFVPPFKGAVDAWEELGNPGWNWSKLKDYFSKVYSSPTVAQDAKENLAIEDWPGLNEAKGPIQTSFGNKTHPIRRAWAELFRSSEQHNAGDPFIHSSVGSFSCLASIDSEGKRSNSASAYYKPAESRQNLHVLTNSFVERVLFDESKPPRAIGVQYNLDGVSKAVQAKSEVILAAGAFQSPKILQLSGVGRAELLEQHGIDIVMDLPGVGQNLQEPEAISQAMQEYAATQSGPLASLGVHTYAYLPLPEPDRSALQTLFTNDAPESSQHRATQAYYDIAKTTVLDPRQPSAAYLSALGQTNYPKDLKDGTIPAASLGKFVTLGVMLSQPLSRGSVHIDCEVFFTPDSSHFTCYLPIPPEPSKNRKSIKSDEKNSSTCNNPEKPPIIDSGYLSNPLDLEVMARHMLRIKELAESPQLGELLEQPLKFRDPDADFQGDLDAARKYARDNLVSMWHFAGTCSMLPREKDGVVDSHLKVYGIEGLRVVDASAIPLISTANLQATVYAFAERAADLIKQEWKSK; encoded by the exons ATGGATACTGCATATGACTTTGTCGTTATTGGCGGCGGTACAGCTGGCCTGGTGCTTGCTTCTCGACTCAGCGAGGACCCCAGCATCTCTGTCCTGGTTCTTGAAGCAGGCGCCGACCTGACAGCAGATCCTCGCGTGAACATTCCCATATTTTATGCTGCACTGCTTGGATCTGATGCTGATTGGAAATTCCAATCTTCCCCTCAG CCGGGCCTCAATGGAAGAGTGCTTGGTCTCAACCAGGGCAAAGCACTTGGAGGATCCAGTTCATTGAATGCACACGTGTTTGTTCCTCCTTTCAAAGGAGCTGTTGACGCATGGGAGGAACTCGGTAACCCTGGATGGAATTGGTCTAAGTTAAAGGACTATTTCTCTAAGGTCTATAGCAGTCCGACTGTAGCACAGGATGCGAAAGAAAATCTGGCAATTGAGGACTGGCCTGGATTGAACGAAGCGAAAGGTCCAATCCAAACATCTTTTGGTAACAAGACACACCCTATTCGCAGGGCATGGGCCGAACTGTTCCGCAGCAGTGAGCAACACAATGCCGGGGATCCGTTCATCCACAGCTCTGTAGGCTCATTCAGTTGTCTTGCTAGTATTGACTCGGAGGGTAAGAGAAGCAACTCTGCCTCGGCCTATTATAAGCCTGCTGAGTCTCGACAAAATCTTCATGTTCTTACGAACTCATTCGTTGAGAGAGTTCTGTTCGATGAAAGCAAGCCTCCCAGAGCTATTGGAGTCCAATACAATCTCGATGGTGTCTCAAAGGCTGTCCAGGCAAAGAGTGAAGTTATACTCGCTGCTGGCGCTTTCCAATCTCCTAAAATCCTCCAACTTTCAGGAGTTGGTAGAGCAGAACTTCTTGAACAGCATGGCATCGATATAGTCATGGACCTTCCTGGAGTTGGGCAGAATCTTCAGG AGCCTGAAGCCATTAGTCAGGCAATGCAGGAATACGCTGCCACGCAATCCGGGCCCCTAGCGTCACTCGGAGTTCACACCTACGCCTATTTGCCTCTTCCTGAACCGGACAGAAGTGCTCTCCAGACATTATTTACGAACGACGCCCCTGAGAGCTCACAGCACAGGGCGACACAAGCCTATTATGACATCGCCAAGACCACTGTTCTTGATCCCAGGCAACCATCAGCTGCGTACCTGTCCGCCTTAGGGCAGACGAATTATCCCAAAGACCTCAAGGACGGGACTATTCCAGCTGCTTCGCTTGGAAAGTTCGTCACGCTCGGAGTAATGCTCTCTCAACCGCTTTCCCGCGGGAGCGTTCATAT AGATTGTGAGGTATTCTTTACTCCTGATTCTTCACATTTCACATGCTACCTTCCAATACCCCCCGAGCCCTCGAAAAACCGTAAATCCATCAAATCTGACGAAAAGAACTCAAGTACCTGCAACAACCCTGAAAAGCCACCAATCATTGATTCTGGGTACCTGTCGAATCCTCTCGATCTGGAAGTCATGGCACGGCACATGCTCCGTATCAAGGAATTGGCAGAGTCACCTCAGCTTGGGGAGCTGCTCGAACAGCCACTGAAGTTCCGAGACCCAGATGCAGACTTCCAGGGAGACTTAGATGCTGCCAGGAAGTATGCTCGGGACAATTTAGTCTCCATGTGGCACTTTGCGGGGACCTGTTCCATGCTGCCTCGTGAGAAGGACGGAGTGGTGGATTCTCATTTGAAGGTCTATGGTATCGAAGGCCTGAGGGTTGTGGATGCGAGTGCTATCCCGCTTATAAGCACAGCGAATCTGCAAGCCACTGTGTACGCATTCGCGGAAAGAGCAGCAGACCTCATCAAGCAGGAATGGAAGAGCAAGTAA